The genomic window TCCAAAAATTAGACGAAGTCCGCAGCGGCGTGCAAACCGAGGGCATGCAAGAATTGACCCGCACCCTGCAAGCACTTGCCCCCGAACAGGCAAAAGATCAACTTTTACGGATGATGGATGACGGTCGTATCGAAGATGTCGTAAATATTGTTCAAGCTACGCCGCTAGATAAACGAACAGATATCTTGGCAGAGTTTGTTTCCGAAGAAGAATCGAAACAGCTCGAAGAGATTCTCCGCCGCATCGGTGAAGGAGAACCCGCCACGTCGTTGATCGACCGCGCCGGCCGGTAGCGTTCCTGCGTTGTCGCTCCAACGGCCGCCCATGCACGGTGCCGCAGCGACATCACTCCACGGAACGGCTATGACTTCTCTTTTGCCCGCCAATGATAGCTACAGCGACCGCAACAGCTATTCCAAATATCCCAAAAGTTTATCGGCGGGGTTTTCGTCGTCGTCCGCTGCGCGCACGGGACTGAACGCTCCGGCGATCGGAGATGCTTTTGCGGACGTGTTCCAAATGATCGCCAGCATGGAAGGTCCGCCGCCCGCGGACGCTCCCGCCGAAGTCTCACCGCCTGCGTCCAACGAACCGGTGGCGAGTGATGCGGTGAAGACCGAAACGAACAGCGACGACGACGCGTCCGATCCGAACCAAGCCGCAGCCGTCACCGCGGCCGCCGCGGTACTAACCGAGACGGAAGCCGAGTCCGACGAGCCGGACTCCGACGTGGTCGCAACCAAAACGCCGGAAGATGCCGCGGCAACCGCATCCAAACCAGCGACGGAGCTTACCGCTGAACCAGACGCCGACGCCGACCAAGCGTCTGACCAGCAGTCCGCTGCGGCGAACGTGGAGGAATCTGCGGTGTTGGATTCAGAACCAACCACGGATGACGGGTCAGGGGACCAACCGACAATTGCCGAAGCCAGCGCTGCCGCCGCGGCAACCCCACTCGCCGCCGACCCGGCAACCTCATCGAACCCATCGGAAACCACGACGCCCGTCGCCGACGCCACAACCACCAAAGCCGTGACCAACGGACCGACGGTCGAAGCTGCCTCCGACTCCGAACCCGGTGACAGCGAATCCGATGAACCGGTACTGGCACGCTATGCCGGCGACCCGCAAGATGCTTCTGATGACAAATCCTCGGGTTCCCGCCGCCGGCTTCGGGGCCAGGCACGAGGACAGCAAGGACGTGGAGAAGCGGTCCAGGGAGAGTTCGCTGGCGGGGAATCGACGCCTCGTGAACTGCCACCAGCAGTGCGGCCGCAAACCGTAGCCGCAACGGCAACGCCGGACGCAGCCGCCGGCGGCATCGATATTTCCGGAATGAATCCAGTCCATCCCGCGGTTGCAGAACCGAGTGCCGCTGCGGTGGCGCTGCCCACCGCGACGCCACTGCCCGCCGCAACGGCAGCCGCCGGAGCTTCGGCGGCCACAAAAAGTTCTTTGTCAGCATCAGGCGGCGAATCCACTGCGGCGCCGCGAACCGTCACCGATCCGACCGTCGGTGCCGAATCCACGAGTTCCAAAGATATCCGTGCGACGACCGCCGGCAAGGAAGCCAACGAAGGGCCGCGGGTGGCCGACCGGGCGCTGTTGGTGCAACGCGTCTCGCGTGCTTTTCAGCGTTTGGGCGTCGACGGCGGGCAGGTTCGCATCCGCCTGCACCCCGAAGAACTCGGTGGCGTGCAGCTGCAGCTGAACATGCAAGGGCAACGGATGAGCGGCCGGGTGGTGACCGAAACCGAAGCCGCACGCAGCATCCTCACGCAGCATCTGCCCGAACTGCGGCAGCGACTGGCCGACCAAGGCATGCAAGTCGAACGGCTGGAAGTGCAGTTGGAAGGGGAACAGGACGCGGGTGGGGAGATGGATTTGCCGAATCGTGATTCGGCCGGCCAGGGCAGGGCGGGGCAGGGTAGGGAAGGGCAAGACGAAAGGACCGGGTTCCGCGGAACTCGTCGCCCAGCCGCCGCATCCACCTCGTCGCCCGAATCATCCACCGCCGCCCCGCAACGCCACGCCACCTCGGCTCGTAGCGTCGTGCAAGCCGCTCAGCAAAAGAGCGTCGACCTGTTCGGCTAATCTCCATGGCGTCCAACCCGCCGGCTACGCTAGGCTAGCCTGTGTCTAAATCGCATTTCACACTAGGACGATAGCATGTCTTCCATCACATCCGCCGGCTCGACCACCCAAACGGCAGAGAGCTATTCGGCGAGCAGCCAGAACGAGGGCTTCAGCGAATTAAACATCGATGAATTCCTGCAGCTGCTGATTACCGAGATGCAGAACCAAGACCCCATGGACCCCATGGAAAACAGTGAAATGCTGCAGCAGATCGGTCAGATTCGCGAGATCGGAGCCACCGACCAACTGACCTCCACACTGGGCAACCTGGCAGCCAGTCAGGAACTGGTCACCGCCAGTGGGCTGATCGGTCGACAGGTCGAGGCCTTGGCCGACGACTCGACCGAGGTTTCGGGCGTCGTCGACAGAATAACTGTACAAACTAATGAAGATGACTCGCGGAATGTCAAAGTTCACGTAGGGGAAAAGACGATAGATATACGGAATATTCGACAGATAGATTCCGTGTAACCGTTACGCCTTACCCAAGTTGGCGGAGGTTGCACCCGCTCTTGGGGATACTATGGGACTTGCATCGGCGCTGACGACCGCACTCACCGGCTTGAGTGCAGCGGAAACCCAAATCGACGTGATTGGCAATAACCTTGCCAACTCGCAAACCGTCGGCTTTAAAGAATCGCGGGTCATTTACTCCACCCAGTTCTTGCAGACGCTGTCGCTGGGGGCCGCACCGACAGCCGACAATGGCGGTACCAACCCACGTCAGGTGGGCTTGGGCGTCCAAGTCGCCGAGATCTCTTCGAACTTTGGTCAGGGCACGATTGAGATCAGCAGCAGCCCATCCGACTTGGCCATCCAAGACGATGGCTTCTTCATCGTCGAAGGCGCTTCGGGCGAACGACTCTACACCCGTAACGGGATCTTTAAACTCAACTCCGACGCCGAACTAGTCAATTCGACCGGGCAGCGTTTGCTGGGTTACGGGATTGACGAACAGTTTCGGCTGCAGCAGTCCGAACTGGTTCCGCTGACCGTGCCGTTGGGTACCGAAAGTGTTGCCAAGGCGACCGAGAACGTGACTTTCGAAGGCACCCTGACGCCGCTGGGCGATGTTTCCGACGTCAGCCAAGTGATTCAAAGCCAAGTGCTGGGCGACGCTCAAGTCCCCAGCCCCGATGGCGCCACGATGCTGGTTGGCACCGCGCCCACCGCTTCCGCCTCGGGCGTCAACGTCAACACCGCCGGCGCTGGTACGCTGCCGGCCGGCGATTATGAATACCGCGTGGTGTTGGTCGATAGCTCCGGCCAAGAATCCACCTACAGCAATCCCATCGACGTGTCGGTCGGGGCGGGCAACAGCATCGAACTGAGCAACCTGCCGGTCGACGCCGACGGGCGGGATTTTCCCACCGTCAACATTTACCGTACCGACACCAACGGCAGCGACCTGTTCTTCTTGGGCTCCGCAGCCGCCGGCGGCACTTTCACCGACACCGGCACCCAACCGCTGGATCTGAACACTCCGGCCGAGTTGGACAATCTGTCGGGTAACTATTCGTACATGATCACGTACTTCAAACAGGGCGAAAAAGAAAGTCGCCCCAGTCCGTTGCTGGGACCGCTCAATACGGTCAATGGACGCGTGACCTTGGAAGGCTTTCCCGATCCGCCGGTGCCGCCGGAATCCGGAGGCTTTCCCGACTACGACTCGATCCGCATCTACCGCAACCTTGCGGGCGACCAAAACAACTTCTATCTGGTCGATACCGTACAGCCCGGGGACACCTATACCGACAGCAAGTCCGACGAGGAAATCGCCGACTTGACCCAAAGCGGCAATCAGTTGCTGGACCGCGACGGACCGACCATCGACAGCAATACCTTGTTGACCAACGTGCTCCGCCGCGATGGCTCGACCTATGAAAACCTGTTCAAAACCGGCACGCTCAGCTACACCGGCCGCAAGGGTGGTCGAGCCCTGGGGACGAAGGAACTGCAGATCAGCGAAACCACCACGGTGCAAGACCTGATCGACTTTGTCTCCGCCACCTCGGGGATTCAAACCGCCCAGATCGACGCTCAAAACCCCATCCCCACTTCGGAAAACAACATCCAGGGGGAATCCGGTGAACTGGTTCCCGGCGGGATGATTCAAGACGGAGCGCTGCGTTTCGTCAGCAACACCGGCGAATTGAACGGCTTGGAAATTGACCTGACCGCCTTCCGACTGGAAGATGAGACGGGCAACATCACCGTCCCCAACCTGGCCTTTGGCACCGTCCAGGAAGCCGAAGGCACCAGCGCGGCCAGCGACCTGATCGTGTATGACACCCTGGGCGTGCCGCTGAACGTCCGCGTCACCACCACGCTGGAACGGACCAGCGACGAAGAAACCGTGTACCGCTGGTACGCCGACAGCGCCTCCAATCAGGCGGCCGGAAGCGACAACATCGCCGTTGGTACGGGACTGATCACCTTCGACGGAAACGGCAACTTTGTGTCGGCCACCAACAGCACGGTCAACATCAACCGCCAAGGTGTGCCCAGCGTCTCGCCCCTGCAATTCAACTTGGACTTCAGCGGCGTCTCCGGCCTGGCCACCAGCGAAGCCTCGCTGGCCGCCACCCAACAAGACGGTAGCGCCCCCGGGGTGCTGAACAGCTTCATCGTCGGCGAAGACGGGGTGGTGCGAGGCGTGTTCAGCAACGGGATTACTCGCGACCTCGGCCAAATTCAACTGGCCCGGTTTGCCAACCCCGTCGGTCTCGACGAACGCGGCTCGAACCTCTACGCCCAAGGCATCAACACCGGCTTGCCTGTGATGGGAGCCCCCGGCGAAAACGGCATCGGTTCGGTGATCGGCGGAGCGGTCGAACTGAGTAACACCGACATCGGCAAAGACCTCGTGGACCTGGTCTTGGCTAGTACCCAATACCGAGGCAACAGCCGAGTCATCACGGCCAGCCAACAGTTGATCGACGAACTGCTCAACCTACGACGATAACCCGTAGCCAAACGTAGCCCGTAGCCGAACTCGCCAGAGTTTGGAGACCGAGCCCCGTAGCTACCGTCGCCAGACGGTGGACGCCCCGCCAAACCACGCTCTGGCGAGTCGTCATTCCGCTTCGCGGCCCCCTGAATAATAAAAACGGCGGAGACGTTCTCAGCCGCGAAGCGGCGGCATGATGCAGCCATGGGCGCGAGCCCATGGAGACGGTGCTCCCACTTCTTACGCCTCGGGCAATTCCACCAGCTGCTTTTCGGCAGCCATCTTGCGGATATCCTCGGTGATCTTCATCGAGCAATATTTGGGGCCGCACATGCTGCAGAAGTGAGCACTTTTAAAAGTGTCCTGGGGCAGCGTTTCATCGTGATAGGCTTGGGCCGTTTCGGGATCCAGCGATAACCGGAACTGTTCGTTCCAATCGAAGGCAAAGCGGGCTCGCGACAGCGCGTCGTCACGATCCTGAGCCCCTTTGCGGCCGCGAGCCACATCGGCGGCGTGGGCGGAAATCTTGTATGCGATCACGCCCTGTTTGACGTCTTCGCGATTGGGCAACCCGAGGTGTTCCTTGGGCGTCACGTAACACAACATCGCCGCGCCGTGCCACCCGGCCATGGCGGCACCGATGCCGCTGGTCATGTGGTCGTAACCCGGTGCGATATCCGTAACCAGCGGCCCCAGCACGTAGAACGGTGCGCCGTTGCAGACCTCGATCTGCTTTTCGATGTTCATCTGAATTTGATGCATCGGAATATGCCCCGGGCCTTCCACCATCACCTGGGTGCCGTTGGCCTGACCGCGAGCGGTCAATTCGCCCAACACATCCAGCTCAGCGAACTGCGCCGCGTCCGAAGCGTCGGCGATCGAACCGGGACGCATGCCGTCGCCCAACGACCAGGTGACGTCATACTCACGCATGATGTCGCAAAGGTCGTCGAAGGAATCATACAACGGGTTTTGTTTGTTGTGCGACATCATCCATTTGGCGATCAGCGAACCACCGCGGCTGACGATGCCCGTGACCCGATTAACGCTCAGGTGCAAGTGCTCCAGCTTGATGCCGCAGTGCACCGT from Roseimaritima ulvae includes these protein-coding regions:
- a CDS encoding flagellar hook-length control protein FliK — encoded protein: MTSLLPANDSYSDRNSYSKYPKSLSAGFSSSSAARTGLNAPAIGDAFADVFQMIASMEGPPPADAPAEVSPPASNEPVASDAVKTETNSDDDASDPNQAAAVTAAAAVLTETEAESDEPDSDVVATKTPEDAAATASKPATELTAEPDADADQASDQQSAAANVEESAVLDSEPTTDDGSGDQPTIAEASAAAAATPLAADPATSSNPSETTTPVADATTTKAVTNGPTVEAASDSEPGDSESDEPVLARYAGDPQDASDDKSSGSRRRLRGQARGQQGRGEAVQGEFAGGESTPRELPPAVRPQTVAATATPDAAAGGIDISGMNPVHPAVAEPSAAAVALPTATPLPAATAAAGASAATKSSLSASGGESTAAPRTVTDPTVGAESTSSKDIRATTAGKEANEGPRVADRALLVQRVSRAFQRLGVDGGQVRIRLHPEELGGVQLQLNMQGQRMSGRVVTETEAARSILTQHLPELRQRLADQGMQVERLEVQLEGEQDAGGEMDLPNRDSAGQGRAGQGREGQDERTGFRGTRRPAAASTSSPESSTAAPQRHATSARSVVQAAQQKSVDLFG
- a CDS encoding flagellar hook assembly protein FlgD, translating into MSSITSAGSTTQTAESYSASSQNEGFSELNIDEFLQLLITEMQNQDPMDPMENSEMLQQIGQIREIGATDQLTSTLGNLAASQELVTASGLIGRQVEALADDSTEVSGVVDRITVQTNEDDSRNVKVHVGEKTIDIRNIRQIDSV
- a CDS encoding flagellar hook-basal body complex protein; translation: MGLASALTTALTGLSAAETQIDVIGNNLANSQTVGFKESRVIYSTQFLQTLSLGAAPTADNGGTNPRQVGLGVQVAEISSNFGQGTIEISSSPSDLAIQDDGFFIVEGASGERLYTRNGIFKLNSDAELVNSTGQRLLGYGIDEQFRLQQSELVPLTVPLGTESVAKATENVTFEGTLTPLGDVSDVSQVIQSQVLGDAQVPSPDGATMLVGTAPTASASGVNVNTAGAGTLPAGDYEYRVVLVDSSGQESTYSNPIDVSVGAGNSIELSNLPVDADGRDFPTVNIYRTDTNGSDLFFLGSAAAGGTFTDTGTQPLDLNTPAELDNLSGNYSYMITYFKQGEKESRPSPLLGPLNTVNGRVTLEGFPDPPVPPESGGFPDYDSIRIYRNLAGDQNNFYLVDTVQPGDTYTDSKSDEEIADLTQSGNQLLDRDGPTIDSNTLLTNVLRRDGSTYENLFKTGTLSYTGRKGGRALGTKELQISETTTVQDLIDFVSATSGIQTAQIDAQNPIPTSENNIQGESGELVPGGMIQDGALRFVSNTGELNGLEIDLTAFRLEDETGNITVPNLAFGTVQEAEGTSAASDLIVYDTLGVPLNVRVTTTLERTSDEETVYRWYADSASNQAAGSDNIAVGTGLITFDGNGNFVSATNSTVNINRQGVPSVSPLQFNLDFSGVSGLATSEASLAATQQDGSAPGVLNSFIVGEDGVVRGVFSNGITRDLGQIQLARFANPVGLDERGSNLYAQGINTGLPVMGAPGENGIGSVIGGAVELSNTDIGKDLVDLVLASTQYRGNSRVITASQQLIDELLNLRR
- the thiC gene encoding phosphomethylpyrimidine synthase ThiC → MAKTQILSARQGEITPEMEFVAKREDLPVETIRDEVAAGRMVIPANTEHLKGVLEPMAIGIASKCKINANIGNSAVTSNVQEELDKLHTAVHYGADTVMDLSTGKDIDNIRKQIIAASPVPIGTVPIYQMLEELGGNIEDMRPQHFLDMVEHQAKQGVDYMTVHCGIKLEHLHLSVNRVTGIVSRGGSLIAKWMMSHNKQNPLYDSFDDLCDIMREYDVTWSLGDGMRPGSIADASDAAQFAELDVLGELTARGQANGTQVMVEGPGHIPMHQIQMNIEKQIEVCNGAPFYVLGPLVTDIAPGYDHMTSGIGAAMAGWHGAAMLCYVTPKEHLGLPNREDVKQGVIAYKISAHAADVARGRKGAQDRDDALSRARFAFDWNEQFRLSLDPETAQAYHDETLPQDTFKSAHFCSMCGPKYCSMKITEDIRKMAAEKQLVELPEA